The genomic interval CATCGTGCACCTCCCTGGGGGACGGTATCCGCCGGAGCCTGCGTAGGCGGCGGGGCGGGTGAGCTGAGCGGCGCCGGGTTTTCCAGCGGCACGGTCAGGCCGGGGATCGCGGGCAGCCCCGGAATCGAGGGCAGGCCGGGAATGGACGGAGCCGGTGCCGCGGGCGCGGGCGTGGCCAGCGGCGCGGTGGCCGGATTGCCGCCGTCGGTGGCCGTGCTGGGGGCGAAGCTACCGACCACGCCTTCCGGACCACCGAACCGGCCGCCGAGCGGCGTACCGGAGAGCCAGTTGGCGTCCAGTCGCTTGCCGGTCAGGTCCACGGTGATCCACAGGTTCAGGTAGTCGCCCTTGATCGCCTTGGTGATGTTCTTCATCGGGAAGGGGAAGGTCGGCAGGATCTTCAGCGCCTCGATGAGGTTGGTGCCGGTATCGGCGAGCGTGTTCAGAATCGGTGCGAGGTTGGCGAGGTTGGTCTTCAGGTCCTCGCCGCTGGCGTCGACGATCCGGTCGGCCACATCGCTCAGATCACCGAGCGCGGTGACCGCGTCGGTGATGCTGCGCGTGCGGTCGGCCAGCACGGTGAGCGCCGGATGGATCTCGTCGATCGCCTTGCCGATGACATCGCGCTGCTCGGCCAGCTGACCGCCCAGGTAGTCCAGGCCCTCCATCGCCCTGATGATGTCGGCGGTCTGCTGGTTCAGTCCGGTGGTCAGCGTGTTCAACTGCGGCAGCAGGTCGCGGATATCGTTCTCGCGTCCGTGCAGCGCCGTATTGAGCTCGCGGGTAATGGTTTCCAGTTGCGAGATGCCGCCGCCGTTGAGCACCACCGACAGCGAGGACAGCACCTGCTCGGTGGTGGGGTAGGCCCCGGCTCGCTCCAGCGGAATGACGTCCCCGGCCTTCAGCCGGCCCACCGGCGCCGCCTCAGTCGGCTCGGCCAGCTCGAGGTGATTGCTGCCGAGCAAACTGGTCTGCCCGATCTTGGCCACCGCGTTGGCGGGCAGGTGGACATCGGGATGCAACGCGACGGTGACCAGCGCGTGCCAGCCCTCCACCGTGATCTCGGTGACGGTCCCGACCACCACATCCGAGACGCGCACCGGCGAATTCCGGGTCAGGGTGGTGACATTCGGCATCTGGATGCGCACTTCGTAGGCGTTCTCGGCGACCTCGGCGCCGGGCAGCGGCATCGAATTCAGTCCGTCCCACTCGCAACCAGAGACCGTCAGCGTCACCGCGACGCCGAGCGCGAGCGCGATGCCGCGTCTGCGCGATTTGCCGATCATCGCGTTCCTCCTGGAATGGCAAGGCCGGCCACGTCACTGGGGACCGAGACCTCGGGCGCGGCCGCACCGGCCAGACTCGGCGGGCTGTAGACGAGCTGGTCCGGGAAGGCGTGCACGCCGGTGGCCGGGTTGGTCAGGATCGGCGCGTAGTTCATGGCGACCGAGCTGATCACCGGCGCGACCATCTGCGCGCAGAGTTCGGCGCTGCGCCGGGAATCGTTGTCCTCGAGCGCGTCGATCGAGCCGCACAACCAGCTCATCGGATCGGCGGGCTGGTTCAGCGCCAGCGCGCCGCCGAGCGTGCCCTGGGCGGGGCTGTAGATCTGATAGAAGTTCACCAGCGCGGTGGGCCCGGAATGCAGCACCCGCTCGATCTCGGGTCGCTTGTCCAGCAGGATCTGGGTGACATCGGCGAGCCGGGACACGCCCTCGGTGAGTTCGCTGCCACTGCCCTCGATGAACCGCTGCACATCGGCCAGTGCGACATCCAGATTGTCCAGTCCCGCACCGAGATCGGCGGACGTGTCGGCCAGGACGTCGGAGACCGAAGCCAACCGCCCGCCGAACTGCACGATCTGCTCGTTGCTGGCCGAAAGCACCTCGACGAACTTCTGCAGGTTGCGGATGGTGCCGAAAAGATCGGTGCGGCCGTCGGACAGCGTGGTCAGCGTCGCGGACAGCTCACGCAGGGTGTCGCGGAACTTCTGCCCGTTGCCGTCGATATTGTCGGCGGCGGTATTGACGAACCGCCCGAACGACCCCTGGGAGTCGTCGCCGACCGGGCCCAAAGCCGTGGTCAACTTGGCCAATTCGGCCTTGATGTCATCCCATTCGACCGGCACCGCGGTGCGCTCGATCGGGATCGCGGCATTGTCGGCGAGTTTCGGCCCGCCGGTGTAGGCGGGCGCCAGCTGAATGAACCGGGCCGACACCAGTGACGGCGAGATGATCACCGCTTTCGCGTCGGCGGGAACATCGATACCGCGATTCAGGGTGATCTCGACCTTGACCTGGTCCCGGCCGGGCTCGATCTTGTCGATCCGGCCCACCTCGACGCCGAGCACCCGCACCTCATCGCCCTCGTACAGGCCATTGGTGGACGGGAAGTAGGCGGTGAGGTTGGTTTTGCCGATCCGATCGACACCGTTGTACACCCCG from Nocardia goodfellowii carries:
- a CDS encoding MCE family protein, which gives rise to MTAGALVAALVVVGVYNGVDRIGKTNLTAYFPSTNGLYEGDEVRVLGVEVGRIDKIEPGRDQVKVEITLNRGIDVPADAKAVIISPSLVSARFIQLAPAYTGGPKLADNAAIPIERTAVPVEWDDIKAELAKLTTALGPVGDDSQGSFGRFVNTAADNIDGNGQKFRDTLRELSATLTTLSDGRTDLFGTIRNLQKFVEVLSASNEQIVQFGGRLASVSDVLADTSADLGAGLDNLDVALADVQRFIEGSGSELTEGVSRLADVTQILLDKRPEIERVLHSGPTALVNFYQIYSPAQGTLGGALALNQPADPMSWLCGSIDALEDNDSRRSAELCAQMVAPVISSVAMNYAPILTNPATGVHAFPDQLVYSPPSLAGAAAPEVSVPSDVAGLAIPGGTR
- a CDS encoding MCE family protein, with product MIGKSRRRGIALALGVAVTLTVSGCEWDGLNSMPLPGAEVAENAYEVRIQMPNVTTLTRNSPVRVSDVVVGTVTEITVEGWHALVTVALHPDVHLPANAVAKIGQTSLLGSNHLELAEPTEAAPVGRLKAGDVIPLERAGAYPTTEQVLSSLSVVLNGGGISQLETITRELNTALHGRENDIRDLLPQLNTLTTGLNQQTADIIRAMEGLDYLGGQLAEQRDVIGKAIDEIHPALTVLADRTRSITDAVTALGDLSDVADRIVDASGEDLKTNLANLAPILNTLADTGTNLIEALKILPTFPFPMKNITKAIKGDYLNLWITVDLTGKRLDANWLSGTPLGGRFGGPEGVVGSFAPSTATDGGNPATAPLATPAPAAPAPSIPGLPSIPGLPAIPGLTVPLENPAPLSSPAPPPTQAPADTVPQGGAR